The genome window ACCTTAGCTCAGTTGGTAGAGCAAAGGACTGAAAATCCTTGTGTCCCTGGTTCGATTCCTGGAGGTACCACAAAAGCCCGATCTGAAGATCGGGCTTTTTGTTTTTAAAAAAGGTTTTATTTAATTACGTAATTTGATATTCTTATGATTATAGCGATAGACATAGGTAACACCTCCATCAAGATTGCTGTAATGGATCATTTAAATATTTATAAAGCCAAACGATCCAACCTCAGCAGTTTCACTACCGACTTACAAAACCTCTTAGACATCTATCCAGATATAAATGAAGTGGCACTATGTAATGTGGGTAAATTCCCAAAAGAATTATTACAATACCTCAAAGTAAAATTCCAAAGAGTTTTTGAAGTTAACAGCAGTATACAATTGCCATTTAACAATCATTATCAAAGCTTAACGTTGGGTAACGACCGCATGGCACTAGTCGCTGGAGCACTTTTTTTATCGGGTAAAAATAAGCCTTTACTTGTGATAGACGCTGGTACCTGCGTGACTTATGACTTTATAGACGAAGACAAAAATTACCGTGGTGGTGCCATTTCTCCAGGATTAAGATTGCGTTATGAATCACTCCATAATTTTACGGCAAACCTACCGTTATTAGAACCACAAGAAGTAAAAGAAATAGTTGGAAACACAACTGAAACATCGATTCACAGTGGAGTTATGAACGGATTGAGTTTAGAAATAAAAGGAGTTATTAAGAGCTATAAAAAGTCTCATAAAGATTTAGAAGTATTTATAACCGGTGGTGATAGCGAGCTCTTGATAAAACAACTAAAAAACCGTTTCTTTGCCACGCCTTTTTTGATGCTACAGGGCATCTATAATTTGTACCTATTTAATAAAAACCTATGATCAGAAGTTTAATAATCGCGGTAGTGATTTTAACCAGTTTAAACGGCTTTGCTCAATCGCGCACTTCATCACCCTATTCCTTCTTTGGTTTAGGACAACAAACCTTTAAAGGCACGATAGAAAACCGCAGTATGGGGAGCATGCGTACTTACGTAGATAGTGTCCATATCAATTTAAGAAACCCAGCAGCCTATGGAAACCTTAGGGTAACTACCTATTCACTAGGTGCTGTTCATTCTAAAACGTGGGCTTCTACAGAAACCGAGAGTGATTCCTACGATGCCACAACCATTGAATACGTAAGTATAGGTATTCCTGTAGGTAAAAAAGCTGGTTTCGGCTTCGGTCTTGTACCGTTCAATTCTGTGGGTTATGAAATAGGAAGTATAACAGATGCATTGTATTCTCGATTTACAGGAGAAGGAAGTATCACCAGAGCTTATTTTGGCTTTGGTTATAAATTAACTCCAGAATTAAGTTTAGGTGGAGAATTCAGATACAACTTCGGAGAAGAAACCAACTCTTCCAGTGTTGCAACTAACACCGTCCAATTCGGTACTAATGAAGTTAATGAAACAGATTTCAGTGGTGCCTCCTTTAATTTTGGATTGCATTATCAAAAAATGATCAGTGACGAGCTTGAGCTTCAAGCAAGCGCAGTATACAGTCCAGAAAGTAATTTAAATGCAAAAAACGAGCGTACCTTATCTGCTTTCTTACTTACCCCAAGCCTTGATGAGAATATTGTAAGTGCTAGAGATACCGAATTTGGTGAGCAAAACCTTAAACTACCTTCCGAATTAACTTTTGGAGTAACTATTGGTCAACCTCTTAAATGGAATTTAGGTGCAGAGTACTCTATTCAGGGTAGTAGTGCCATTAGCTCCAGATCATTTGCACCAGCAGGAACCACATTTAACGATGCTCAATCTTATAGGGTTGGCGGGTTTTATATTCCTAACTATAACAGTATCACAAAGTATTGGGATCGCGTAGTTTATAGAGGCGGAATACGTTATGAAGAGCTAGGCCTTGAAGTGAGTGGGGATGGTATAAATTCTTCAAGTATAAATGAGTTTGGCATATCTTTTGGTTTAGGACTACCTATCGGACGTAGAACTGGTTTTTCAAACGCAAACGTCGGGTTTGAACTCGGACAAAGAGGTACTCAAGATGCTGGACTGATTAGAGAAACATTTTTTAACTTCTCCCTTGGACTATCTCTAAACGACACTTGGTTCATTAAAAGAAAATATAATTAAGAACAATACAAATCATTATTATGAAACTTAAAAATACCCTACTTATAGCCTTAACTGTTTTTAGTTTCGCTTTCGCGAAAGCGCAAGAAGCAGGAGATTGCAATATCATGTTAAGCTTATTTGCAGAAGATGCAAAAGCAAAAAGATATGAAGCGGCATACAAGCAATTAGGACCTTTAATTGAAAAATGTCCTGATCAAAGTGCTGCCATCTACCAGTACGGAGAAATGATTTATGAATACAGATTGAAAAACGAAATAGGTGATGTTAATGAAAATGTAGATGGGTTGATTAAGATGCTTAAAACAGAAGTTACAAAGTATCCAGACTTAGTTAACGTTACTAAGAAAGAAACAGAAATGGTTTCTGTAATGTATAAATACAATATTGGGACTCAAGAAGATCAGTTCAATATCCTGAACAGAGACTTCGACAAAGACAAGGACAACTTTACAGATCCTAAAGTAATGATCACCTACTTTACGCTTGCTGAAAAGCAGTTCGAAGTCGGTCAATTAGATCTACAATTACTTTTTGATATCTATGATAAATTGACAAGTCATATAGAGTCTCTTCAAGACGAAAGATCTAAAGTTGTAGCCGATTTACTGCTAAAACAAGAAACTATTGCTCTTACAGAAAAAGAGGAAAAGACAATCGGGTACCAAGAAGCTAACCTTAAAAATTACAGTATAGTGATGGGTAGTGTAAATGGAACACTAGGAGAACTAGCAGACTGTGAAAAATTAATTCCTTTGTACGATGCAGAGTTTGACATCAATAAAGATAGTAAAGAATGGTTGAGTAACGTGTTGGTTAGATTACAAAAGAAAGACTGTACAGACGCACCCCTTTACATAAAATCTGTAAAAGCATTACACGCCATTAATCCAAGTGCAAAAACAGCGTTAGGACTGGGTAATATCGCAGATAGTACCCAAGAGAAATTTCAATATTGGGATCAAGCCATTGAATTAGGGATAGATAATGATTCCAAAGCCACTATCTATTACAAGAAAGGCAATATCTATAGAGGTCAAGGTCAGTATGGCAGCGCTAGAAGAGAATACCTTAATGCAACTGCCTTAAGACCATCTTTTGGATTACCTTATTTAAGAATTGCAGAAATGATTGCTAAAAGCACCGGTAGCTGTGGATCAAATCCATTTGAGAAAAGAGCTGTTAACTGGGTAGCTGCTCGTTATGCTGAAAAAGCGGCAAGAGTAGATCCTTCATTAAAAAGCAATGCAACAAGAGCTGCAGCGGCATATAACGGTGCTGCACCTGGTAAAAGAGATGTCTTTTCTAACAGTAACTATAATACTGGTGACACCATCACATTTAATTGCTGGGTTGGAGAATCTGTAAGAATACCTAACTTTTAGTGAGGTCATATTTTCACATATTAAAAATCACGATCACGGCACTAGCCGTGATCTATTTTTTAGCATCGTGTGATAATAATCTTAAGGAGATTCAAAAAATGGAAATAGCTTCTAACGAACCTGCAAGTGAAGGAGAAAACATGCTATTAAAACATACCGACAGCGGCAAATTAAAATTAACGCTGCAAGGAAAAAAAATGCTGGACTTTTCTAATGATGAATTCCCATACACGCAATTTCCAGATGGAATAAAAGTAGAAGTCTACGAATACAGAAATAATCAAACAGAGGTAACTACCATTACCGCAAACGCTGGTACTTTGTATGACAAAACCAATTTGGTCGATTTAAAAGGAAATGTAAAAATCATCACCAGTGATGGAAATACCTTTACAGGAGAACAGCTGTACTGGGACCAGACCGCAAAATGGATTTTTACCAACCAACCACCCTTTGAAATTGTTTTGAAAGACCCTAAAACAAAAGAAGAAGTAGGACGTATTACAGCAACTGTTCTGGACGCAAGTGAAGACCTTAAGATTTACCAAGCGAGAAATCCAGACGATACCTTTATATCAAAATCAAAACAATGAGTAAATTTTTTAAATATTTCGAGTATGCTTATTTAATTTTTGCAACCGCTTTTATAATTACTGGCTTTATAGAATTAAGTAAGAACCCCAATCAATCCTATATGCTTTTTGGAATGGCAGCGGTAGCTGTGTTTATGTTCTTCTTTAAGCGACGTTTTCGTCGTAGATTTGAAGAACGCAATAAATAACAATGCTCCTACAGATTCTTATCATCGTTTTAATGCTGGTCTTGAGTGCTTTTTTCTCAGGAATGGAAATCGCTTATGTGTCTTCTAATAAGATCCATATAGAATTAGAAAAACGACAAAATGACTTCATAGGACGCGTACTGCGCAAGCTTACCGTACAGCCTTCTAAGTTTATTATCACCATGCTTATAGGTAATAGCATCTCGCTAGTGATCTATGGATTTGCTATGGAGACGTTAATGAGTGGTTTTTTAGTAGAGGCATTTCCTCAATACTCCGATGCTTTAAATAACCTTCTTACTCAAACCGTTTTTACTACCTTAATAATTCTCCTTACCGCAGAGTTTTTACCCAAAGTGTTTTTCCAAATCTACGCCAATGAATTATTGAAGTTTTTTGCCATTCCTGCCTATATCTTTTTCCTATTCTTCTGGCCGGTTTCTTGGTTTTGTATACAGATATCAGATTTTATACTCAAAGCTTTTTTTAAATCAGATGGAGATGCCTTGCAATTAACCTTTTCTAAACTAGAACTAGGTAATTATATTACTGAGCAGATGGAAAGTGTCCAACTGCAAGAAGATCTCGATACAGAAATCCAGATTTTTCAGAACGCCTTAGATTTTGGCGGTCTCAAAGCCCGTGAGGTCATGGTCCCCAGAACAGAAATGATATCAGTACATCAAGATACCGAAGTAAAAGAGCTGAATAAAAAGTTTGTTGCCACAGGTTTATCAAAAATACTTATTCACGAGGACACCATAGATGACATTACTGGATATGTACACAGTTTTGACCTATTTAAATCCCCTAAAAGTGTCCAAAAGGTTAAGCGTAACGTAATCAATGTTCCAGAAACAATGCTCGCAAAAGATGTTTTAAGCCTACTTACTAAACGACATAAAAGTATTGCCATCGTACTAGATGAGTATGGAGGCACAAGTGGTTTGATCACCGTAGAAGATATTATAGAAGAACTATTCGGAGAAATTGAAGATGAACACGATTCTGACTTATTAATCGATCAACAAATCAGTGAAACAGAGTTTAAATTGAGTGCTCGCCTGGAAGTAGACCAAATTAACGAAAACTATAAACTAGACCTCCCAAAAAGCGACCAGTACGAGACTTTAGGCGGTCTTATTGTTAATGAAACTGCAGGAATTCCAGACGAAGGAGACATTGTTATCATTGATGGAAATACCTATAAAATACTAGAGAAATCAGATAATAAGATAGATTTAGTCCATCTCACCTTAGGAGAAATCGAGTGATCTCACTAGTATTTTAAACGCCACTTTAACATGCTACTTTCCTATGAGGGAAATAGGTATCTCGCTTTCGCGAAAGCGGAAACCACAAAGTTCCTCTACGCTATTCTATTTAATCTTTAAAAACATAGTTTTAAAGCAGTCTGATGCTTTAATTATTAGGCGGAAAACACTATTTTCGCCCTCATCAAAAAAAATTAAATAAACGACCATGGCGATATTAGGTAAAATTAGAAATCAAGGAGTTATTCTGATTTTAGTAATTGCACTAGCATTATTTGCATTTATTATTCAAGGTGTCCTCACCTCAAGTGGACAAAAACAGTCTGACGCTGTAGGTTACGTAGGTGATACAGAAATTGATCGAGAGAATTTTGCGAGAAAAGTAGAAAATGCTTCTCAACGTGGAGGTGCTAATGTATCCCAAGTGCAGGCAGTAAATTCTGTTTGGGAACAAGAAGTAAGGAACGCGGTGCTAGATCAACAAATCAAAGCTGCAGGAATTCAAGTAACAGATGAAAGAGTTGCAGAAATAGTAAAAGCAAACTACAAGAGCAATCCACAATTTCAAAACGAAGACGGTTCCTTCTCTGAGGCAGCCTTCAAGGCTGAAGTAGATCGTATCGATCCATCTGTATGGAATGATTATGTTTTAGATATCGCAGCAAATGCTAGACAAGAACAATTTTTCAATTTATTAAAATCAGGTCTTATCGCTACAAATGTAGATGGCGAGATGGAATACAGAATGGAGAACGACATGCGCTCTTTTACATTTGTTAATATTCCATACAACACCATTGCAGACGGCCTAGTAGAAGTTACTAAGTC of Nonlabens sp. Ci31 contains these proteins:
- a CDS encoding type III pantothenate kinase, with product MIIAIDIGNTSIKIAVMDHLNIYKAKRSNLSSFTTDLQNLLDIYPDINEVALCNVGKFPKELLQYLKVKFQRVFEVNSSIQLPFNNHYQSLTLGNDRMALVAGALFLSGKNKPLLVIDAGTCVTYDFIDEDKNYRGGAISPGLRLRYESLHNFTANLPLLEPQEVKEIVGNTTETSIHSGVMNGLSLEIKGVIKSYKKSHKDLEVFITGGDSELLIKQLKNRFFATPFLMLQGIYNLYLFNKNL
- a CDS encoding hemolysin family protein; amino-acid sequence: MLLQILIIVLMLVLSAFFSGMEIAYVSSNKIHIELEKRQNDFIGRVLRKLTVQPSKFIITMLIGNSISLVIYGFAMETLMSGFLVEAFPQYSDALNNLLTQTVFTTLIILLTAEFLPKVFFQIYANELLKFFAIPAYIFFLFFWPVSWFCIQISDFILKAFFKSDGDALQLTFSKLELGNYITEQMESVQLQEDLDTEIQIFQNALDFGGLKAREVMVPRTEMISVHQDTEVKELNKKFVATGLSKILIHEDTIDDITGYVHSFDLFKSPKSVQKVKRNVINVPETMLAKDVLSLLTKRHKSIAIVLDEYGGTSGLITVEDIIEELFGEIEDEHDSDLLIDQQISETEFKLSARLEVDQINENYKLDLPKSDQYETLGGLIVNETAGIPDEGDIVIIDGNTYKILEKSDNKIDLVHLTLGEIE
- the lptC gene encoding LPS export ABC transporter periplasmic protein LptC, producing the protein MRSYFHILKITITALAVIYFLASCDNNLKEIQKMEIASNEPASEGENMLLKHTDSGKLKLTLQGKKMLDFSNDEFPYTQFPDGIKVEVYEYRNNQTEVTTITANAGTLYDKTNLVDLKGNVKIITSDGNTFTGEQLYWDQTAKWIFTNQPPFEIVLKDPKTKEEVGRITATVLDASEDLKIYQARNPDDTFISKSKQ